A stretch of the Rosa rugosa chromosome 5, drRosRugo1.1, whole genome shotgun sequence genome encodes the following:
- the LOC133712654 gene encoding L-type lectin-domain containing receptor kinase IX.1-like produces the protein MSLNSMAINFHSLRRSKNFSITFFTFINFVLPFSHPLSFSISRFEPGAKNIHYDGDAAPSSFGVIELNPIDSFRVGRATYAKPLHLWDKGSLADFTSNFSFTVDTFNNSLGYFADGLVFFLAPVDYPIPPNSNGSNLGLFNSTTRYAASQNQVVMVELDTFPNIEYDPAAPHVGININTISSVVNASWDASLHSGKVGHVQIAYNATTYNLSVFWTYEDNLNPDYGSTNSSLSYIIDLRKVLPEWVTIGFSAATGAVDERHVIYSWDFSSEMDSEETSKNEWMSILIEVVAASLFGLLLGWTIYWFVRSKRIRRLASKDAKGNGNYSNADVPRSINADLERATLPKQFAYQELLAATDGFADGSILGQGGSGRVYKGILRDLGFTVAVKRIIAESDPNYEKTFTNEVKIISRLIHRNLVQFIGWCHKEGECLLVYAYMPNSSLDKHLFGSRTTLQWHLRHKIALDLASALHYLHEDAEQPVLHRDIKSANVLLDKDFSCKLGDFGISKLVDPRSRTQTTRVVGTWGYIAPEYATKGRASKESDMFSFGVLALELACGDRAEQDERFQVALVSQVWQQYLSGNLLDVADKRLDMIFDQRQMKCLLNVGLWCTNPNSKERPKAGDVMKVLQLEAPLPELPRDMHDRPLPQRQDQAGSSHLSITSSLECR, from the coding sequence ATGTCTCTGAACAGTATGGCAATAAATTTTCATTCTCTTAGGCGCTCGAAAAATTTCTCTATTACCTTCTTCACTTTCATCAATTTTGTGCTTCCCTTTTCCCATCCACTTTCCTTCAGTATAAGCCGCTTTGAGCCAGGTGCAAAGAACATACATTATGATGGTGATGCTGCTCCTTCTTCATTCGGAGTGATTGAACTCAACCCAATCGATTCATTCCGTGTTGGCCGGGCTACATATGCAAAACCTCTGCACTTATGGGACAAGGGCTCACTGGCAGACTTCACCAGTAATTTCTCTTTCACAGTCGACACTTTTAACAATAGCTTAGGCTATTTTGCAGATGGACTTGTCTTTTTCCTTGCTCCTGTTGATTATCCAATTCCACCCAACTCTAATGGTTCTAATCTAGGACTATTCAACAGCACAACTCGTTATGCAGCTTCCCAAAACCAAGTTGTAATGGTTGAGTTAGACACTTTCCCAAACATAGAGTATGATCCAGCAGCACCGCATGTTGGGATAAATATCAACACCATCTCATCAGTTGTTAATGCTAGTTGGGATGCTAGCCTTCACAGTGGGAAAGTGGGTCATGTCCAGATAGCTTATAATGCTACCACCTACAACCTCAGTGTGTTTTGGACATATGAGGATAACTTGAACCCAGATTATGGGAGCACTAATTCTTCTCTTTCTTATATTATTGACTTAAGAAAGGTTCTGCCTGAGTGGGTTACCATTGGATTCTCAGCTGCTACTGGAGCGGTAGATGAGCGGCACGTTATATATTCATGGGATTTCAGTTCTGAAATGGATTCAGAAGAGACTAGCAAGAATGAGTGGATGTCAATCTTGATCGAGGTGGTTGCAGCTTCTTTGTTCGGTTTGTTGCTTGGCTGGACCATATATTGGTTCGTCAGAAGCAAGAGGATAAGAAGACTAGCCTCGAAAGATGCAAAAGGAAATGGCAATTACTCCAATGCTGATGTACCCCGCTCTATAAATGCAGATCTTGAGAGAGCAACCTTACCAAAACAATTTGCTTACCAAGAATTACTTGCAGCCACCGATGGCTTTGCAGATGGTAGTATATTAGGCCAAGGAGGTTCTGGACGAGTTTATAAAGGAATCCTTCGGGACCTAGGATTCACAGTTGCTGTCAAGAGGATTATTGCAGAATCTGATCCGAACTATGAGAAAACATTCACCAATGAAGTTAAGATCATAAGCCGCTTAATCCATCGGAACCTGGTGCAATTTATTGGATGGTGTCACAAGGAAGGAGAATGCCTACTTGTTTATGCCTACATGCCTAACAGCAGCCTTGATAAGCATTTGTTTGGCTCCAGAACAACCCTACAGTGGCATTTGAGGCATAAGATCGCTTTAGATCTAGCCTCAGCTCTTCATTACCTGCATGAAGATGCAGAGCAGCCAGTACTTCATAGGGATATCAAATCAGCTAACGTGTTGCTGGACAAGGATTTCAGCTGTAAGCTTGGTGATTTTGGGATTTCTAAACTTGTGGATCCCCGGTCCAGGACTCAGACAACGAGGGTGGTAGGGACTTGGGGGTACATCGCCCCAGAATATGCAACTAAAGGGAGGGCCAGTAAAGAATCAGACATGTTTAGTTTTGGAGTTCTGGCCTTGGAACTTGCATGTGGAGATAGGGCTGAGCAGGATGAAAGATTTCAGGTCGCACTTGTCAGTCAGGTTTGGCAACAATACCTTTCTGGAAATCTTCTGGATGTAGCTGATAAGAGACTGGATATGATATTTGATCAAAGGCAAATGAAATGCTTGTTAAATGTGGGATTATGGTGCACCAACCCCAACAGCAAGGAGAGACCAAAAGCTGGTGATGTAATGAAGGTGCTTCAGCTTGAAGCACCACTGCCGGAACTTCCACGTGACATGCATGACCGTCCACTGCCTCAACGTCAAGATCAAGCTGGATCTTCTCACTTATCCATAACTTCTAGCTTAGAATGTCGTTAA
- the LOC133712060 gene encoding pathogenesis-related homeodomain protein, which produces MRGLGKKSSVQESGKSHYSTPLSKLLSSAKFKKGGKVSHVKKVKPKSKTTIASSLLKRRSADSSRKGTKNNDTSKKLTTRKGLHKARDADYSNKSSSVKLQNEKFSKDGSDEKGENADGETRIRKRRRKKKSKKNKVDVDETARLQRRTRYLLIKIKLEQNLIDAYSGEGWKGQSREKIKPEKELQRAENQILKCKLGIRDAIHQLHSLGSVGSIADSVIDPDGSVYHEHIFCAKCKLNEAFPDNDIVLCDGTCNAAFHQKCLDPPLDTENIPRGDQGWFCKFCECKMEILEVVNAHLGTCFSMDSTWQDVFKEEAAFPDGGNLLLNPDEEWPSDESDDDDYNPDRNVNSCSISREGSDENASEDELSTDGSVGSDESTDGDIVSGRRQRSSVDYKKLYDEMFGKEGPVLEQVSDDEDWGPGKRKRREKESDAASTLMTLYESERNPDAVPTEVKSKPTTDTQVRRSCFRIPRNAVEKLRQVFSENELPSKAVKDNLSKELGLDPEKVSKWFKNTRYLALKTRKAEGTKNLHTSASEINKESRYENVTGKAVDLMASDFEDTSTETVVHSPRNIKKSFRRKHPKSLSSTQKKNQQKGSSCLSPAKSNKDGMEMSDDVSLKKLLKGRTKEKRANIIAGSGGESQVSELEMERLCKAKGRLENMRQKLLKFQIAKAKKSKKPPPHEQSVIYVPVAELKEKV; this is translated from the exons ATGCGTGGTCTTGGAAAGAAATCATCTGTTCAGGAGTCTGGGAAATCTCATTACTCAACTCCTTTGTCAAAGCTATTATCATCAGCAAAATTTAAGAAAGGCGGAAAAGTTTCCCATGTTAAAAAGGTAAAACCAAAATCCAAGACGACTATTGCTTCATCCTTGTTGAAGAGAAGAAGTGCTGACTCGTCAAGGAAGGGAACAAAAAATAATGATACAAGTAAGAAATTGACAACTAGAAAAGGATTACATAAAGCACGTGATGCAGATTATTCAAACAAGTCATCTTCAGTGAAACTTCAGAATGAAAAGTTCTCAAAGGATGGCTCCGATGAGAAAGGGGAAAATGCCGATGGGGAAACCAGAATtagaaaaaggagaagaaagaagaaaagcaaaaaGAATAAAGTGGATGTAGATGAAACTGCTCGCTTGCAGAGGAGGACAAGGTACCtgttaattaaaataaaattggAGCAGAACCTGATTGATGCTTATTCTGGTGAAGGTTGGAAGGGTCAGAG TCGAGAAAAGATTAAGCCAGAAAAAGAACTACAGAGAGCCGAGAATCAGATTTTGAAGTGCAAGCTTGGAATCCGTGATGCTATTCATCAGCTACATTCACTAGGTTCAGTGGGAAGCATTGCAGACTCTGTCATTGATCCAGATGGATCTGTTTATCATGAACAT ATATTCTGCGCGAAGTGCAAGTTGAACGAAGCTTTCCCTGATAATGATATTGTACTGTGTGATGGGACATGCAATGCTGCATTCCACCAAAAATGTCTTGATCCTCCCTTGGATactgaaaata TTCCTCGAGGAGATCAAGGCTGGTTTTGCAAATTTTGTGAGTGTAAAATGGAAATACTAGAAGTAGTCAATGCTCATCTTGGGACCTGCTTTTCCATGGATAGTACTTGGCAG GATGTTTTCAAGGAAGAAGCTGCTTTTCCTGATGGTGGGAATTTATTATTAAATCCAGATGAAGAATGGCCTTCAGATGAGTCTGATGACGATGATTATAATCCAGATAGGAATGTAAACAGTTGTAGCATCAGCAGGGAAGGTAGTGATGAAAATGCATCAGAAGACGAATTGTCAACTGACGGCAGCGTAGGTTCTGATGAATCTACCGATGGAGATATTGTTTCTGGCCGCAGACAGAGAAGTAGTGTTGATTATAAGAAGTTATATGAT GAAATGTTTGGAAAGGAAGGTCCTGTGCTGGAGCAAGTTAGTGATGATGAAGACTGGGGTCCTGGTAAAAGAAAGCGAAGAGAAAAAGAATCTGATGCTGCCAGCACTCTTATGACTCTCTATGAGAGTGAGAGAAATCCAGATGCTGTCCCTACAGAAGTGAAAAGTAAACCTACTACTGATACGCAAGTCAGAAGGTCATGTTTCCGGATTCCTCGCAATGCGGTTGAG AAGCTCCGCCAAGTGTTTTCTGAAAATGAACTTCCTTCTAAAGCTGTCAAGGATAATCTTTCCAAAGAGTTGGGCCTTGATCCTGAGAAG GTTAGTAAATGGTTCAAGAACACACGCTACCTGGCTCTTAAAACCAGAAAG GCAGAGGGAACCAAAAACCTTCACACTTCTGCTTCTGAAATCAACAAGGAATCCAGATATGAAAATGTGACAGGAAAAGCTGTTGATCTCATGGCATCTGATTTTGAAGACACCTCAACTGAAACTGTGGTCCATTCCCCAAGGAATATTAAGAAGTCCTTCCGGAGAAAGCATCCAAAGTCATTAAGTAGCACtcagaaaaaaaatcaacagaAAGGATCTTCATGTTTGTCTCCTGCAAAGAGCAATAAG GATGGAATGGAAATGAGTGATGATGTGAGCTTGAAGAAGCTTTTGAAAGGAAGAACAAAGGAGAAGCGAGCCAACATTATTGCTGGAAGTGGAGGTGAGTCTCAAGTTTCAGAACTGGAAATGGAGAGACTATGTAAAGCCAAAGGTAGGCTAGAAAATATGAGACAGAAATTACTAAAGTTTCAAATAGCCAAGGcaaagaaatcaaaaaagcCTCCACCTCATGAACAGAGTGTCATTTATGTTCCAGTAGCAGAACTAAAAGAAAAGGTTTGA